Proteins encoded by one window of Salvia splendens isolate huo1 chromosome 7, SspV2, whole genome shotgun sequence:
- the LOC121810836 gene encoding early nodulin-55-1-like → MKMMKTILSLVVMAAVLMGMAAAVNYTVGSPDVFGYTTNHDVTEVSSSDYESCTATNPLQPPFTGGAAVVPLTSAGTRYFICGTGGHCISGMKLAITTIAASSPPPASSPPPPSTTTSPPPSKTTTPSPAPPPSKSTTAPSPPPKHSKVVMPPPPRPSASAPSGSALPPPTPAPSAAAKVGLIGGLIVLVLLVHIV, encoded by the exons ATGAAAATGATGAAGACAATTTTGAGTTTGGTTGTGATGGCGGCGGTGTTGATGGGAATGGCGGCGGCCGTAAATTACACGGTCGGAAGTCCAGACG TTTTCGGATACACCACCAACCACGACGTGACTGAAGTTTCCAGCTCAGATTATGAATCATGCACCGCAACCAACCCTCTTCAGCCGCCTTTCACCGGCGGCGCCGCCGTTGTACCCCTCACTTCCGCCGGCACCAGGTACTTCATCTGCGGCACCGGCGGCCACTGCATCAGCGGCATGAAGCTCGCCATCACCACCATCGCCGCCTCCTCCCCACCGCCGGCCTCCTCCCCGCCGCCGCCATCCACCACCACCTCGCCGCCGCCATCCAAAACTACGACTCCCTCGCCGGCGCCGCCGCCATCGAAAAGTACTACAGCTCCATCTCCCCCGCCGAAGCACTCCAAGGTGGTGatgcctcctcctcctcggccgtcAGCGTCGGCACCGAGTGGCTCCGCGTTGCCGCCTCCGACGCCTGCTCCGTCGGCGGCGGCGAAGGTGGGTTTGATCGGCGGTTTAATTGTGTTGGTTTTGTTGGTTCATATagtttga
- the LOC121741454 gene encoding uncharacterized protein LOC121741454: protein MQIAKVLSKSEASRRLLSLMIISFLLCTTYLLASFLILPRTKVIHFSGSLQGWSSPTTLQHVVFGIASSEKSWPSRKEYVRIWWMPEEMRGCVFLERMPPNGTLDQADNGSLPPICVSEDTSRFRYTYRNGGLPSAIRVARVVSETVALNHPDVRWFVFGDDDTLFFPENLVKTLSKYDDGLWYYIGTNSESFAQNKQFSYEMAFGGAGFAISYPLAKVLASVLDSCLARYPHLFGSDGRIQACLAELGISLTHEPGFHQMDIRGSMLGFLTSHPLRPIVSLHHWDATDSIFPKMEPKDAMQHLFQAVNIDSQRVMQQTVCYDRWFSWTISVSWGYAVQIFPHHLSLPEALRTLETYQPWKKNGGIHELYDVDTLSLHPDPCRRPTVFFLDSVSSATDGIRSVYRNMTSENCTFSDPLSPRKLEQIIVMSHKLDLDQKQLLAPRRQCCDVLPSAAGNVMEIAVRECGHEELIHMH, encoded by the exons ATGCAGATTGCTAAAGTACTGTCCAAATCTGAAGCATCACGTCGCCTCCTAAGCTTGATGATCATTTCATTCCTTCTATGCACGACGTATCTTCTTGCATCATTCTTGATCCTCCCAAGGACGAAGGTAATACATTTTTCCGGTTCCTTACAAGGCTGGTCATCACCAACCACCCTTCAACACGTCGTCTTTGGTATTGCCTCGAGTGAGAAGTCCTGGCCGAGCAGGAAGGAGTATGTTAGAATCTGGTGGATGCCCGAGGAGATGAGGGGTTGTGTTTTCCTGGAACGCATGCCCCCAAACGGAACTCTTGACCAGGCTGATAACGGTTCTCTTCCTCCTATATGTGTATCGGAGGACACATCAAGGTTCCGTTACACATACAGGAATGGCGGCCTCCCGTCAGCCATACGCGTGGCACGTGTGGTGTCGGAGACTGTTGCCCTCAACCACCCCGATGTGAGGTGGTTTGTGTTTGGGGACGATGACACGCTCTTCTTCCCTGAGAATCTTGTCAAAACCCTTTCCAAGTATGATGATGGCCTGTGGTATTACATTGGAACAAACTCTGAGAGTTTTGCTCAGAACAAGCAATTTTCGTATGAAATGGCCTTTGGAGGAGCTGGTTTTGCTATCAGCTATCCTCTGGCCAAAGTTTTGGCTTCTGTGCTCGACTCGTGTTTGGCTCGATACCCTCATCTTTTTGGAAGTGACGGCAGGATTCAAGCCTGCCTTGCTGAGCTTGGCATCAGTCTCACTCATGAGCCAGGATTCCATCAG ATGGATATCCGTGGGAGTATGCTCGGATTCTTGACCTCTCACCCGCTCAGGCCTATTGTTTCTCTCCATCACTGGGACGCCACGGATTCGATTTTCCCCAAAATGGAACCAAAAGATGCTATGCAACACTTGTTTCAAGCCGTGAACATCGATTCCCAGAGGGTCATGCAGCAGACAGTGTGCTACGATCGTTGGTTTTCTTGGACAATCTCTGTTTCTTGGGGCTATGCAGTCCAAATCTTTCCGCACCACCTCTCCTTACCGGAGGCACTGCGCACTCTAGAAACCTACCAGCCGTGGAAAAAAAATGGCGGCATTCATGAGTTGTATGATGTAGACACATTATCCCTCCACCCTGATCCCTGCCGTAGGCCTACTGTGTTTTTCTTGGACAGTGTGTCCTCTGCAACGGATGGGATAAGGAGCGTTTACAGAAATATGACCTCCGAGAACTGCACGTTCAGCGACCCGTTATCTCCAAGGAAGCTTGAACAGATCATAGTTATGTCACACAAGCTTGATCTTGATCAGAAACAG CTTCTGGCGCCGCGAAGACAATGCTGTGATGTGCTGCCTTCTGCTGCTGGGAATGTGATGGAGATTGCTGTTAGAGAATGTGGCCATGAAGAGTTGATACATATGCATTGA